The Microcoleus sp. AS-A8 genome contains a region encoding:
- a CDS encoding ATP-binding protein — MSKAKILVVEDEEIVAFDIENTLKDLDYEVPAVVASKEEAIVFAAALVPDLVLMDIMLQGSMDGIEAAQEIRNRFNIPVVYLTAYADSHTLQRAKLTEPFGYVLKPFEEKELQTTIEIALGRHKAEESIRQALEKEKEISELKSQFISIASHEFRTPLATINSSNDLLQRYCRDAMDGKKSKHFHQIQTSVAQMTQLLDDVLVIGKADAGKLEFEPAPLNLLEFCRRLIEELQLNAGRQHTICFTMHGECTHVCMDENLLRRILTNLISNAIKYSPQGGEVLFQLACKDKIVTFDIHDQGIGIPVDSQRELFTPFYRAANASKIKGTGLGLSIVKRCVDLHHGQISVKSEVGLGTTFRVTLPRVSG; from the coding sequence ATGTCCAAAGCTAAAATCCTGGTAGTGGAAGACGAAGAAATCGTTGCATTCGATATCGAGAACACCCTCAAAGACTTGGATTACGAAGTTCCAGCTGTGGTTGCCTCAAAAGAAGAAGCGATCGTCTTCGCGGCTGCACTTGTGCCAGATTTAGTTCTGATGGATATCATGCTTCAAGGTAGCATGGATGGGATCGAAGCCGCTCAAGAAATTCGGAATCGTTTTAATATTCCTGTGGTCTATTTGACAGCCTACGCCGATAGCCATACACTTCAACGAGCCAAGCTCACCGAACCGTTTGGTTACGTACTCAAGCCGTTTGAAGAAAAAGAATTACAGACGACCATTGAAATTGCGCTGGGTCGTCATAAAGCGGAAGAAAGCATACGTCAGGCATTAGAAAAAGAAAAGGAGATTAGCGAACTGAAATCCCAATTTATCTCCATTGCTTCCCATGAATTCCGCACACCATTGGCAACCATCAACTCTTCCAACGATCTCTTGCAGCGTTATTGCCGGGATGCGATGGATGGGAAAAAAAGCAAACATTTTCATCAAATTCAAACTTCAGTCGCTCAGATGACCCAATTATTGGATGATGTATTAGTTATTGGTAAAGCTGATGCCGGAAAATTGGAATTTGAGCCAGCTCCCCTTAATTTACTAGAATTTTGTCGCCGCTTAATTGAAGAGTTGCAGCTTAATGCTGGCAGGCAGCATACAATTTGTTTCACCATGCATGGAGAATGTACCCATGTCTGTATGGATGAGAACCTGCTGCGGCGAATCTTAACTAATCTGATCTCAAATGCGATTAAGTACTCTCCTCAAGGAGGAGAAGTGCTTTTTCAACTTGCCTGTAAAGATAAAATAGTGACCTTTGATATTCACGATCAGGGTATTGGTATTCCTGTAGACAGCCAACGAGAACTGTTTACGCCGTTTTACCGAGCTGCCAACGCAAGTAAAATCAAAGGGACAGGGCTAGGACTCTCGATTGTCAAACGATGTGTAGACTTACATCACGGTCAGATTTCTGTAAAAAGTGAGGTTGGCTTGGGCACAACCTTTAGGGTTACTCTGCCACGAGTGAGTGGTTAG
- a CDS encoding class I SAM-dependent methyltransferase, protein MTKKTLGLDHPLYDYLLSVSLRESDILRQLRDETAHLPMAMMQISPEQGQFMALLVQLLGATKTLEIGVFTGYSSLCVAMALPPQGKMVACDVSEEYTTIARRYWEAAGVADKIDLRLAPALQTLDELLTTGQAGTFDFAFIDADKANYEKYYEQSLELIRPGGLIAIDNVLWSGRVADSQVKDNQTNSIRAFNQKLHQDQRVTLSLVPIADGLTLTLKRP, encoded by the coding sequence ATGACAAAAAAGACTCTTGGGCTTGATCATCCACTCTACGATTACCTTTTATCCGTTTCCCTGCGAGAGTCAGATATTCTCCGACAACTGCGGGACGAAACCGCCCATCTGCCGATGGCGATGATGCAGATTTCGCCGGAACAAGGTCAATTTATGGCGCTGCTGGTGCAATTGCTCGGTGCGACAAAAACCTTAGAAATTGGGGTATTTACGGGTTACAGCTCCCTGTGTGTGGCGATGGCACTGCCTCCTCAGGGAAAAATGGTCGCCTGTGATGTGAGTGAGGAATACACCACGATTGCGCGTCGTTACTGGGAAGCGGCTGGGGTAGCCGATAAGATTGATTTACGATTAGCACCTGCACTGCAAACCTTGGATGAACTCCTCACCACTGGACAGGCGGGAACCTTTGATTTTGCCTTCATTGATGCGGATAAGGCCAATTATGAGAAGTATTATGAGCAATCGCTGGAGTTAATTCGCCCTGGTGGTCTAATTGCGATCGATAATGTTCTGTGGTCAGGACGAGTTGCGGACTCTCAAGTAAAAGATAACCAAACCAACTCAATTCGCGCTTTTAACCAGAAGTTACACCAAGATCAACGGGTAACGCTAAGCCTTGTCCCGATTGCGGATGGACTCACCCTAACCCTCAAGCGTCCGTAA
- a CDS encoding sugar ABC transporter permease translates to MKADPIRLQEQRTGWLMLAPALLLLLLVFAYPILRSFGLSLFTQNLGTQLQPVFSGLDNYMRMMGDGRFWQSLSNTILFTSVSVLLELIFGMAIALILNPSYQGRALVRTVALLPWALPTALLGLAWTWIFNDQFGVWNDILMRLGIIQTGINWLGDPITAMMAVIAADVWKTTPFISILLLAGLQSIAEDLYEAHAIDGATPWQSFTTITLPLLMPQILIVLLFRFAGAFGVFDLIQVMTGGGPGGATEVVSLYIYATVMRYLDFGYGAALVVVTFLFLVAVVLMGSFFLSKYRAKISGMN, encoded by the coding sequence ATGAAAGCCGACCCCATCCGCTTACAAGAACAGAGGACAGGCTGGCTGATGTTAGCCCCTGCTTTGCTGTTACTATTACTGGTTTTTGCCTATCCCATTTTGCGCTCATTTGGCTTAAGTTTGTTCACGCAAAATTTGGGGACACAGCTACAACCAGTCTTTTCCGGTTTAGACAATTACATGCGGATGATGGGGGATGGGCGCTTTTGGCAAAGTCTATCTAACACCATCCTTTTCACCTCAGTATCCGTTCTCCTGGAACTGATTTTTGGCATGGCGATCGCATTAATTTTAAATCCTAGCTATCAAGGACGGGCATTAGTCCGAACCGTTGCCCTCTTACCCTGGGCATTGCCTACCGCACTTTTAGGACTTGCTTGGACATGGATTTTTAATGACCAGTTTGGGGTTTGGAACGACATCTTAATGCGTTTGGGAATCATTCAAACTGGAATCAACTGGTTGGGAGATCCAATAACCGCCATGATGGCTGTCATTGCTGCCGATGTTTGGAAGACTACGCCCTTTATTAGTATTTTGCTCCTCGCAGGTTTGCAATCGATTGCTGAAGACCTTTACGAAGCTCATGCGATTGATGGTGCAACACCTTGGCAAAGTTTTACAACCATCACGCTGCCGCTATTGATGCCGCAAATTTTAATTGTATTGCTGTTCCGTTTTGCTGGAGCTTTTGGGGTTTTTGACCTCATCCAAGTCATGACGGGGGGTGGGCCTGGGGGAGCAACTGAAGTGGTATCTCTCTATATCTATGCCACAGTTATGCGCTATCTAGATTTTGGCTATGGAGCAGCTTTAGTTGTGGTGACATTTTTATTCCTGGTCGCTGTCGTACTGATGGGTAGTTTCTTCCTCAGTAAATATCGTGCCAAGATTTCCGGGATGAATTAA
- a CDS encoding DUF3747 domain-containing protein, with product MKTSFRGTVAAFATVLISIIGAGTLAKAATFGKQEVDQNKFIAVAAPYGTNQHQLLLIEQISSQRQCWSESGSNPVAVEPLLLNFNFSGICGRSTDANGYSMRLADEDLGLQYLLSIVQRNGELQLVGKSRTNRTAPDIVIGRTRGMTNGFAKIFLEPGWRLTKRTYEGKTLGHVYLTNDLTLASISSSGNTGTGSGTGTDTGTGTGTGTGTGTGTGTGTGTDTGTGTGTGTGTGTGTGTDPTTIAFRDIASDVYASEINQAVALGFVAGFREDNTFRPQLALTREQLVSMVIEALGKLPGANFTVPTQVATSPYPDVAAARWSAAKIQWARDNKIVSGYTDGTFRPTQAVTRAELMAVQRRAAEFAQTLQGRQATLNPKQSAQQFSDTQGHWAASLISQMSSYCRVASPVNETGSAFSPDTQTRRNYAAAATLRMLNCVKSESTTTP from the coding sequence ATGAAAACTTCGTTTCGAGGGACAGTAGCGGCGTTTGCCACAGTTTTAATCTCCATCATCGGTGCAGGCACCTTAGCCAAGGCGGCTACCTTTGGTAAACAAGAAGTTGACCAAAACAAATTTATTGCCGTCGCTGCACCCTATGGTACCAATCAGCATCAACTGCTGCTCATTGAGCAAATTTCATCCCAGCGCCAGTGCTGGAGTGAAAGTGGTAGCAATCCTGTTGCTGTCGAGCCACTACTCCTAAACTTTAACTTTTCAGGTATCTGTGGACGCAGTACAGACGCGAATGGCTATTCCATGCGCCTAGCGGATGAAGATTTGGGGTTACAGTACCTCTTGAGCATTGTTCAGCGCAATGGTGAACTGCAACTGGTAGGCAAATCCCGAACGAATCGCACAGCCCCAGATATTGTCATCGGCAGAACACGGGGTATGACGAATGGCTTTGCCAAAATCTTTCTCGAACCCGGTTGGCGGTTGACGAAAAGAACCTACGAAGGAAAAACACTCGGTCACGTTTATCTCACCAATGATTTGACTTTAGCCAGCATTAGCAGTTCTGGTAATACCGGAACGGGTTCTGGAACAGGTACGGATACAGGTACGGGCACAGGTACAGGTACGGGCACAGGTACAGGTACGGGCACAGGCACAGGTACGGACACAGGTACAGGTACAGGCACAGGCACAGGCACAGGCACAGGCACAGGCACAGATCCCACCACCATTGCGTTCCGAGACATTGCCTCCGATGTCTACGCTTCGGAAATTAACCAGGCAGTGGCATTGGGCTTTGTGGCTGGGTTCAGAGAAGATAATACCTTCAGACCTCAGCTTGCCTTAACCCGAGAGCAACTCGTGTCGATGGTGATTGAAGCATTGGGTAAGCTACCGGGTGCAAATTTCACGGTTCCCACTCAAGTTGCAACCTCTCCCTATCCTGATGTGGCGGCTGCACGCTGGAGCGCAGCAAAAATTCAATGGGCGCGAGACAATAAAATCGTCAGTGGCTATACCGATGGTACGTTTCGACCCACTCAAGCTGTGACTCGTGCAGAACTCATGGCGGTACAGCGACGGGCGGCTGAATTTGCTCAAACGCTCCAAGGACGCCAAGCCACCCTAAATCCGAAGCAGTCTGCCCAACAGTTTTCCGACACTCAAGGGCATTGGGCGGCTTCGTTGATTAGTCAAATGTCTTCCTATTGTCGAGTGGCTTCTCCAGTTAACGAAACGGGTAGTGCATTTTCCCCAGATACTCAAACTCGCCGGAACTACGCCGCTGCCGCAACGCTGCGGATGCTCAACTGCGTGAAATCTGAGTCAACTACTACTCCCTAA
- a CDS encoding carbohydrate ABC transporter permease yields MTAIPNAPAPKIQASKINVLKQVILPLGIFLLLIFCLAPILWQLLTSIKINKDISAVPNVYIPSQYTFKHYIDLFLRRPFARYIFNSFFVSLVSTFLCLAIGTPAAYALARLRLPGENIILAGILSITLFPFVLFFLGLLEVIQLLKLGNNYLALIIPYIALNLPLTISIMRSFFLQLPVELEDAAKVDGYNTWQMLTQILLPMTVPALVTTGVLTFIFAWNEFIFALTFITRESMKTIPVATAQLGTTSVFELPYGAIAAATVLGTLPLVLLVLFFQRRIVQGLTAGAIKG; encoded by the coding sequence ATGACTGCAATTCCCAATGCTCCAGCTCCGAAAATTCAGGCCAGTAAAATCAATGTCCTCAAGCAGGTTATCTTACCCTTGGGCATCTTCTTGCTCTTAATCTTTTGTCTCGCGCCGATTCTCTGGCAATTACTTACATCCATTAAGATCAATAAGGATATCTCCGCTGTTCCCAACGTCTATATTCCTAGCCAGTATACGTTCAAGCACTATATTGACTTATTCCTGCGTCGTCCTTTTGCTCGATACATCTTCAATAGTTTCTTTGTTTCCCTTGTCTCTACATTTCTTTGTTTAGCGATTGGGACACCCGCTGCTTACGCTCTCGCACGCTTACGCCTTCCTGGTGAAAATATTATCCTGGCAGGCATTTTATCGATTACTTTATTCCCCTTTGTTTTGTTCTTTCTGGGGTTACTAGAAGTTATCCAGCTCCTAAAATTGGGTAACAACTATCTGGCCTTAATTATCCCCTATATAGCGCTCAACTTACCTTTAACCATTTCGATCATGCGGAGCTTCTTTCTCCAGCTCCCTGTGGAATTAGAAGATGCTGCTAAGGTCGATGGTTACAACACCTGGCAAATGTTGACCCAAATTTTGCTACCTATGACGGTTCCGGCACTGGTAACAACTGGGGTACTGACTTTTATCTTTGCGTGGAATGAGTTTATTTTCGCCCTCACGTTTATTACCCGTGAATCGATGAAGACGATTCCTGTTGCTACCGCTCAATTAGGTACAACATCCGTCTTTGAACTTCCCTATGGTGCCATTGCCGCCGCCACAGTTTTGGGGACGTTACCTTTAGTATTGCTCGTGCTATTCTTCCAACGGCGAATTGTTCAGGGTCTAACCGCAGGCGCTATTAAAGGTTAA
- a CDS encoding PAS domain S-box protein produces the protein MPLSRLSEPSLVCEQILDCIGAIASGIAQSQALNTILNIAVEEVRKILQTDRVVIYRFDPDGSGVVVVESVGSNWTPILNQTIDDSCFAHHWAQAYNQGDFRAIEDIYTPDMQPCYLEFLTQFQVRANLVVPILPKHPMPQSKNQNPLWGLLIAHHCSSSRSWQPLEVKLLQQIAMQVAIAIGQTQAVDAFHAEVTQRQEAQAKLQASEEFLHSIYEGAAHAIFVVDVLPSGEFRFAGLNPAHEQISGLRSEDIEGKSPEQVLPPTAAAAVSANYARCVQAGTTISYEECLPVEGKEAWWLTTLTPLRDAQSKIYQLTGTSINITDRQQAEEKLSRQKEFLRNVIDTNPNLIAVKDWEGRFRLVNQALADMYCTTVEDLIGKTDRDFNSHPAEVEHYLHDDRQVMSLLQSKFIPEEILTCPTGEVHYLQTIKKPLLSPDGRTRYVLITATNITARKRAEQERDREAAAKHRLFEHIEQQNQTLEAKVQERTAQLSIANEQLQQEVTDRKRVEEELRKSEERWQLAVKGNNVGIWDLNLKTNKVFRSARYKEILGYQDHELGDDNDDWVRRIHPDDFERVMQVNHDYLTRKIPDYAVEYRLRCQNGNYKWVLGRAQAVWDQAGSAVRMVGSTTDISERKQAEEALRESEQQFRQIFQDASIGMALIDFQSHQFIQVNPAWCRLLGYSASEIVSLTFDQITHPDDLPQDLHDLEQRDPGKIDSYRLEKRYFKKNGELMWGNLTVTVLTEQEGLPRFTLAMIEDITERKQTEEVIQASLLEKETLLKEIHHRVKNNLQIISSLLRLQSRQIQDQWTLELFKESQNRVQAMALIHEKLYQSSNLAQIDFQEYITTLVEHLCRSYDIHQPAITIKINVEPVPLPIDTAIPCGLIINELVSNSLKYAFPGNQGGEICLKLQFGASSCNAPVDTEQFILTVRDNGIGLPENLDFRNTSSLGLQLVCRLAKQIRGSLELNRRQGTEFNLVFAS, from the coding sequence ATGCCACTCAGCCGTTTGTCTGAGCCGTCCCTTGTTTGTGAGCAAATTCTTGACTGCATTGGAGCGATCGCGTCTGGCATTGCTCAATCCCAAGCATTAAACACGATTCTGAACATAGCCGTTGAGGAAGTACGGAAAATCCTTCAGACGGATCGAGTCGTGATTTATCGCTTCGATCCTGACGGGAGTGGCGTTGTCGTGGTTGAGTCGGTTGGTTCTAACTGGACACCAATACTGAACCAAACCATAGATGATTCCTGTTTTGCCCACCACTGGGCACAGGCTTACAACCAGGGTGACTTTAGGGCGATTGAAGACATTTACACCCCTGATATGCAGCCCTGTTACCTTGAATTTCTCACTCAGTTCCAAGTCCGGGCAAACCTGGTAGTTCCCATCCTGCCCAAGCATCCAATGCCACAATCTAAAAACCAAAATCCATTATGGGGATTGCTCATTGCTCATCATTGTTCCAGTTCTCGGTCGTGGCAGCCATTAGAGGTAAAATTGCTCCAACAAATCGCCATGCAGGTTGCGATCGCCATTGGGCAAACACAAGCTGTTGATGCATTCCACGCAGAAGTAACCCAACGGCAAGAGGCACAGGCTAAACTGCAAGCGAGTGAAGAATTTTTGCACAGCATCTATGAGGGTGCAGCCCATGCAATTTTTGTCGTTGATGTGCTGCCATCCGGTGAGTTCCGTTTTGCGGGCTTAAACCCAGCCCATGAGCAAATAAGTGGACTACGCAGCGAGGACATCGAAGGCAAATCACCGGAACAAGTACTTCCTCCAACTGCGGCGGCGGCGGTTTCTGCCAACTATGCTCGGTGTGTTCAAGCCGGAACCACCATTTCTTACGAAGAGTGCCTGCCCGTTGAAGGCAAAGAGGCTTGGTGGCTCACCACCCTCACTCCACTCCGAGATGCACAGTCTAAGATATATCAGTTAACTGGTACCAGCATCAATATTACGGATCGCCAGCAGGCAGAAGAGAAACTCAGCAGACAAAAGGAGTTTCTGCGTAATGTCATCGATACAAACCCAAACTTGATTGCTGTCAAAGATTGGGAGGGAAGGTTTAGGCTGGTCAATCAAGCCCTTGCGGACATGTATTGCACAACGGTTGAAGACCTAATCGGAAAGACGGATAGAGATTTTAATTCTCATCCAGCAGAAGTCGAGCATTATCTTCACGACGATCGGCAAGTCATGAGTTTGTTGCAATCCAAGTTCATTCCTGAAGAAATCCTCACCTGCCCAACTGGAGAAGTTCATTATTTACAGACGATCAAGAAGCCGCTACTATCACCCGATGGTAGGACGCGCTATGTGCTAATCACAGCAACAAACATCACGGCTCGCAAACGAGCTGAACAGGAACGCGATCGCGAAGCCGCCGCCAAGCATCGCCTCTTTGAACACATTGAACAGCAAAACCAAACCTTGGAAGCCAAAGTGCAAGAGCGAACGGCACAACTAAGTATTGCGAATGAGCAGCTACAGCAGGAGGTAACGGATCGCAAGCGGGTAGAAGAGGAATTAAGAAAGAGTGAAGAACGCTGGCAATTAGCTGTCAAGGGTAACAATGTGGGGATTTGGGACTTGAACCTAAAAACCAACAAAGTCTTCCGCTCGGCTCGTTACAAAGAAATACTCGGTTATCAAGACCACGAACTTGGGGACGACAATGATGATTGGGTAAGGCGCATCCATCCCGATGATTTTGAGCGGGTGATGCAAGTCAACCACGATTATCTGACTCGGAAAATACCCGATTATGCTGTAGAGTACCGTCTGCGCTGCCAGAATGGCAATTATAAATGGGTTTTGGGACGGGCACAAGCGGTTTGGGATCAAGCTGGGAGTGCCGTGCGAATGGTAGGCTCAACCACCGACATTAGCGAGCGCAAGCAGGCAGAAGAGGCTTTGCGCGAAAGTGAACAACAGTTCCGTCAAATCTTCCAAGATGCTTCCATTGGTATGGCTCTCATCGACTTCCAGAGCCATCAATTTATTCAGGTGAACCCCGCCTGGTGTCGGTTACTGGGATATTCTGCATCAGAAATCGTATCTCTCACGTTTGACCAAATCACCCATCCCGATGATTTGCCGCAAGATTTGCACGACTTGGAGCAACGTGATCCTGGTAAGATCGACAGCTACCGCCTAGAAAAGCGCTATTTCAAGAAGAATGGTGAACTCATGTGGGGGAATCTTACAGTGACAGTTCTCACAGAGCAAGAGGGTTTGCCCAGGTTTACCCTAGCCATGATTGAAGATATTACGGAACGTAAGCAGACAGAAGAGGTAATTCAAGCTTCCCTGCTGGAAAAAGAAACCCTGCTCAAAGAGATTCACCACCGCGTCAAAAATAACTTACAGATTATCTCCAGCCTACTCCGCTTGCAATCAAGGCAAATTCAAGACCAGTGGACTCTCGAATTGTTCAAAGAGAGCCAGAACCGAGTGCAGGCCATGGCGCTGATTCATGAGAAGCTTTATCAATCTTCTAACTTAGCTCAAATTGACTTCCAGGAATACATTACAACCCTAGTTGAGCATTTATGTCGTTCTTACGACATTCATCAACCCGCTATCACGATTAAAATTAATGTGGAGCCAGTTCCACTCCCTATTGATACAGCGATACCTTGTGGTTTGATTATTAATGAACTGGTTAGTAACTCTCTCAAGTACGCCTTTCCTGGGAATCAAGGGGGTGAAATTTGTCTTAAGCTTCAGTTCGGAGCGTCGTCATGCAATGCGCCAGTAGACACAGAGCAGTTTATCCTTACCGTCAGGGATAATGGCATCGGTTTGCCAGAAAACTTAGACTTTCGCAACACTAGCTCCCTTGGTTTACAGTTGGTGTGTCGATTGGCTAAGCAGATAAGAGGTAGCCTAGAACTCAACCGCCGTCAGGGAACTGAATTTAATCTCGTATTTGCCTCATGA
- a CDS encoding DMT family transporter → MFLNFPITNFNGELAALGAAFLWALSAVIYAHLGQKIPPLALNLSKGVIAIALIALTLLVQGNYWPTDMNLVALGYLLLSGAVGIGLGDTFYFEALNHLGARRTLLLEALAPPLSALIALLFLGEALSLGAWMGIFLTVLGVSWVISERVPGTPVNTENSLRGVGFALVSALAQANGAVLSRAALADTNISPLWSTLLRLIACVVVLLLWIPFKQESQVAFKPLQSKQLLGIIIITALFSTYLGIMLQQTALKYTATGIAQALLSTSPLFVLPIAIAMGEIVSPRAFLGVLVALGGIGLLFGYQ, encoded by the coding sequence ATGTTCTTGAATTTTCCGATTACAAACTTCAATGGAGAACTGGCGGCTTTAGGTGCCGCCTTTTTGTGGGCGCTGTCTGCGGTCATTTACGCTCACCTAGGCCAAAAAATACCGCCGCTAGCCTTAAATTTGAGCAAAGGCGTAATTGCGATCGCCTTGATTGCCTTAACTCTGCTTGTGCAAGGCAACTACTGGCCTACGGACATGAATCTTGTTGCTTTAGGATACCTGCTGTTAAGCGGTGCCGTTGGCATTGGTTTAGGCGACACCTTTTACTTTGAGGCGTTGAACCACTTGGGAGCCAGACGAACCCTGTTACTGGAAGCTTTGGCTCCCCCCTTATCCGCCCTCATCGCCCTGCTTTTTTTGGGGGAAGCTTTGAGTTTAGGTGCTTGGATGGGGATTTTTCTCACTGTTTTGGGAGTATCTTGGGTGATTAGTGAGCGGGTGCCGGGAACTCCCGTGAACACCGAAAACTCACTTCGAGGCGTTGGTTTTGCCCTAGTGTCAGCTTTGGCACAGGCCAATGGAGCCGTTTTATCCCGCGCCGCCTTGGCAGACACAAACATTAGCCCTCTATGGAGTACGCTATTGCGCCTAATAGCTTGTGTTGTGGTTTTGCTGCTGTGGATACCGTTTAAACAAGAGTCTCAAGTTGCGTTTAAACCTTTGCAATCGAAACAATTATTAGGGATTATTATTATCACGGCTTTGTTCAGCACTTACTTAGGAATTATGCTGCAACAAACAGCCCTGAAATATACAGCAACAGGAATTGCCCAAGCGCTCCTTTCCACAAGTCCTTTATTTGTCCTACCCATTGCGATCGCCATGGGTGAAATCGTTAGCCCTAGGGCATTTTTGGGGGTGTTGGTCGCACTGGGAGGGATTGGGCTGTTGTTTGGCTACCAATAA
- a CDS encoding ABC transporter substrate-binding protein: MSQVWAQPARTQEPVTITALINAGEVSYWKKLIVQDFEKENPGIHLEIIEAPNATDLTENLYTAAFILGDSPYDLVYMDVIWTGKFAAAGWLLDLSDRISEDELKAFMDKDVEAGRYKDKLYRIPLRSDAGMLYYRTDLLEQIGAKPPETFEDLVKTSQQLQEKKATRWGYVWQGAQYEGLPAMFVEILEGFGGFWVNSETNEVGLDQPEAIQAVEFLRSAIDKNISPPGVTSYREEDTRRLFVSGESAFLRNWPYVWATANEAGSEIKGKVGIKPMVHIPGAKSGACLGGWGMGIAKTSKHPQEALKAIQYFTSKEAQRRFTLETASISSRRDLFSDPEIIAKYPHYPKFQKLVESAVLRPPIAQYAQASDILQRYLNAALSNRSLSVEKTMKSAANETRNLLKS, encoded by the coding sequence ATGTCTCAGGTGTGGGCGCAACCTGCACGGACACAGGAACCCGTAACCATCACCGCCCTCATTAATGCTGGGGAAGTTTCGTATTGGAAGAAGTTAATTGTCCAGGATTTCGAGAAAGAAAACCCTGGTATTCATCTGGAGATTATTGAGGCACCCAACGCAACAGATTTGACAGAAAACCTGTACACGGCGGCTTTCATTTTGGGTGACTCGCCCTATGATCTGGTTTACATGGATGTGATCTGGACAGGTAAATTTGCGGCGGCTGGCTGGCTTTTAGACCTGAGCGATCGCATTTCTGAGGACGAGTTGAAAGCCTTTATGGACAAGGATGTGGAGGCGGGTCGTTACAAAGACAAGCTATACCGAATCCCACTCCGTTCCGATGCCGGAATGCTCTACTATCGTACAGATTTATTGGAACAAATTGGAGCAAAGCCGCCAGAAACGTTTGAGGATTTAGTCAAAACTTCTCAACAATTGCAGGAGAAAAAAGCAACTCGTTGGGGTTATGTCTGGCAAGGTGCTCAATACGAAGGATTGCCTGCGATGTTTGTCGAAATTCTAGAAGGTTTCGGTGGCTTTTGGGTGAATTCAGAAACCAACGAAGTTGGACTCGATCAACCAGAGGCGATTCAAGCGGTTGAGTTTTTACGCAGCGCGATCGACAAAAATATTTCACCTCCTGGAGTTACAAGTTACCGAGAAGAAGACACCCGACGTTTATTTGTAAGTGGTGAATCAGCATTTTTGCGTAACTGGCCTTATGTCTGGGCGACTGCGAATGAAGCGGGTTCAGAAATTAAGGGCAAGGTTGGGATAAAACCCATGGTTCATATTCCAGGTGCAAAAAGTGGGGCTTGCTTAGGGGGTTGGGGTATGGGAATTGCTAAAACTTCCAAACATCCTCAAGAAGCTTTGAAAGCCATTCAGTACTTTACTAGCAAAGAAGCACAGCGTCGGTTCACATTGGAAACCGCGAGTATTTCCAGCCGACGGGATTTATTTAGCGACCCAGAGATTATTGCCAAATATCCGCACTACCCAAAATTCCAAAAATTAGTAGAAAGTGCTGTCTTACGTCCACCCATTGCTCAGTATGCTCAAGCGTCTGATATTTTGCAGCGCTACCTCAATGCTGCTCTCAGTAATAGAAGCCTCAGTGTGGAAAAAACGATGAAATCTGCGGCAAATGAAACACGTAATCTGCTAAAGAGTTAA